The following are encoded together in the Poseidonibacter lekithochrous genome:
- a CDS encoding RidA family protein, translating to MINRMEVNDRMSRIVEHNGTVYLAGIVSDDKTLDIHGQAKRVFEIADKRLADVGANKGNILRAEIFLKDIYRDFADFNSQWDLWIADVNAPARACVEANMASEGTLVEIIFTAVKA from the coding sequence TTGATTAATAGAATGGAAGTAAATGATAGAATGAGTAGAATTGTTGAGCATAATGGAACAGTATATTTAGCTGGTATAGTATCTGATGATAAAACTTTAGATATTCATGGTCAAGCTAAAAGAGTTTTTGAAATTGCTGATAAAAGATTAGCTGATGTTGGTGCTAATAAAGGTAATATCTTAAGAGCTGAGATTTTCTTAAAAGATATTTATAGAGATTTCGCTGATTTTAATTCTCAATGGGATTTATGGATTGCTGATGTTAATGCTCCTGCAAGAGCTTGTGTTGAAGCAAATATGGCAAGTGAAGGTACGCTTGTAGAAATTATATTCACAGCTGTTAAAGCTTAG
- a CDS encoding MotA/TolQ/ExbB proton channel family protein, which yields MFQISEEKIHHLPRFFMLLSIPALLYIGLLSIDYFNLVSLKLELHSIIIILIILLIFMFFIIHNAWYAFSFFRNSFNGVIENVEVFLTKNQLMIAGKSKAFGNIDFFFDEHERKVRNDHFASVAASIFPTLGILGTFIAIAISMPDFSVESQEALESEITVLLSGIGTAFYASIYGIFLSLWWTFFEKRGLTKIQKEIDEAKAYYKTKIWNEDEIKILSLTQNQTSNENLINKLESIVTPEFLFTLDNVAKSKIQSVEKLQEEHIALENKLSNNYINIAQLFEQTAIKQKELLEDFDILNKSISNTNENLSTSVFEQSKHSKAMKAEIYSVLSSFELISNDLKTLGQDLIKKDIEISRQDEQR from the coding sequence ATGTTTCAAATTTCTGAAGAAAAAATCCATCATTTACCTCGATTTTTTATGTTGTTATCAATACCGGCACTTTTATATATAGGTCTTTTAAGTATTGATTATTTTAATTTAGTATCCTTAAAACTTGAACTTCATTCAATTATTATAATTCTAATTATTCTTTTAATTTTTATGTTTTTTATTATTCATAATGCTTGGTATGCATTCTCCTTTTTTCGTAATTCTTTTAATGGTGTTATTGAGAATGTGGAAGTATTCCTTACTAAGAATCAATTAATGATTGCTGGAAAAAGTAAAGCTTTTGGAAATATTGATTTCTTTTTTGATGAACATGAAAGAAAAGTGAGAAATGACCACTTTGCAAGTGTCGCTGCTTCTATATTCCCAACTCTTGGTATTCTTGGTACTTTTATAGCAATTGCAATATCAATGCCTGATTTCTCTGTTGAGTCACAAGAGGCATTAGAGAGTGAAATCACTGTTTTATTAAGTGGAATTGGTACTGCTTTTTATGCTTCTATTTATGGGATATTTTTATCTTTATGGTGGACGTTTTTTGAAAAAAGAGGACTTACTAAAATCCAAAAAGAAATAGATGAAGCAAAAGCATATTATAAAACTAAAATATGGAATGAAGATGAAATCAAAATTTTATCGCTAACTCAAAATCAAACTTCAAATGAGAACTTGATTAATAAACTAGAGAGTATTGTAACTCCTGAATTTTTATTTACTTTAGATAATGTTGCTAAATCAAAAATACAGTCAGTTGAAAAATTACAAGAAGAACATATTGCATTAGAGAATAAACTATCTAATAATTATATTAATATTGCACAACTTTTTGAGCAAACAGCAATTAAACAAAAAGAGTTATTAGAAGATTTTGATATTTTAAATAAATCAATATCTAATACAAATGAGAACCTTTCAACTTCTGTTTTTGAACAATCTAAACATTCAAAAGCTATGAAAGCTGAAATTTATTCTGTTCTATCTTCTTTTGAGTTAATATCAAATGATTTAAAAACTTTAGGGCAAGATTTAATTAAAAAAGATATAGAAATAAGTAGACAAGATGAACAAAGATAA
- a CDS encoding OmpA family protein produces MNKDNNNTSFWISYADLMAGLLFVFILLVGAIIIKYSFLETESKILEKTLSVEKTALEKSKKELMKKEDEISRTLIALEKSRKNLDYLKETITLLNSNLEESTKTNEDLNQTIKKDKSAISSFETELQSKKVQIELLTNLKLENKEKISELLLTEIKLKETLDLLNLNVKQKDTELDNYSEDILLKEKLIVALQDKNQLLDDELQVILERLKTTESKHSLAIQDLSNTKQKIKNLTGIKIKVITLLKNALGNNMQIDPKNGAISLSSNILFDEGQFTLKDNSKEALKNAVYDYFNTILENKDINKHIDKIIIEGHTNSKGSFLYNLELSQKRAYSVMSFLLDLDFDKRDNLKKLVVASGRSFLDPIYDNNGLELKDESRRIEIKFRLKNEDAIKEIESILDK; encoded by the coding sequence ATGAACAAAGATAACAATAACACAAGTTTCTGGATATCTTATGCTGATTTAATGGCAGGATTATTATTTGTATTTATACTACTAGTAGGTGCTATTATTATTAAGTACTCTTTTCTTGAAACAGAATCTAAGATACTTGAAAAAACTCTAAGTGTTGAAAAGACAGCACTAGAGAAAAGTAAAAAAGAGTTAATGAAAAAAGAAGATGAAATATCTAGAACGTTAATTGCCTTAGAAAAAAGTAGGAAAAATCTTGATTACTTAAAAGAGACAATAACTTTATTAAACTCGAATTTAGAAGAATCTACAAAAACAAACGAAGATTTAAATCAAACTATAAAAAAAGATAAAAGCGCAATTTCTTCTTTTGAAACAGAACTACAAAGTAAGAAAGTGCAAATTGAATTATTAACAAATCTAAAATTAGAAAATAAAGAAAAAATTTCTGAACTTTTATTAACAGAAATAAAACTAAAAGAGACTCTTGATTTATTAAATCTTAATGTAAAACAAAAAGACACAGAACTAGATAATTATTCAGAAGATATTCTTTTAAAAGAGAAACTAATTGTCGCATTACAAGATAAGAATCAACTTTTAGATGATGAGTTACAAGTAATTTTAGAGAGATTAAAAACAACAGAATCAAAACACTCTTTAGCTATTCAAGATTTAAGTAATACAAAACAAAAAATTAAAAACCTAACAGGAATTAAAATAAAGGTTATTACACTTTTAAAAAATGCTTTAGGTAATAATATGCAAATTGATCCAAAAAATGGTGCTATTAGTCTATCTTCTAATATTTTATTTGATGAAGGACAATTTACATTAAAAGATAATTCTAAAGAGGCTTTAAAAAATGCTGTATATGACTATTTTAATACTATTTTAGAAAATAAAGATATAAATAAACATATTGATAAAATCATAATTGAGGGACATACTAACTCAAAAGGTTCTTTTCTTTACAACTTAGAATTATCTCAAAAAAGAGCATATTCAGTAATGTCTTTTCTTTTAGATTTAGATTTTGATAAAAGAGATAATCTAAAAAAACTTGTAGTTGCAAGTGGACGGTCTTTCTTAGATCCAATATATGATAATAATGGTTTAGAATTAAAAGATGAATCAAGAAGAATTGAGATTAAATTTAGACTTAAAAATGAAGATGCTATAAAAGAAATAGAATCGATTTTAGATAAATAA
- a CDS encoding GGDEF domain-containing protein encodes MRKNIIFKYIIMVAVLAIVITALSLYNLRNIGIKSAIHNAEALSEVIKSGLTSHMLNNNMHQVDTFIDSVSNIKNVDKIWLVRGDLVSNQFKNIDKTKLPKDALDKSVLLTGKMQYEIQETFTTTNVRVTIPYNAIAEKNIDCLQCHNVKQGETLGAVSLMLDISTLKQIGIESIYIISLIVILTIVIIIFLSRKILRPYISLFNRFSNNINCAVTGKFNQIQPPRGITSEMLTLTQEYNKLIVNFRETSVDIEKKLQGFIGYNNINNGKDPLNDSKEIIDNLSNLYQFKKEIELDNTRDEIYARLSQIFLNKFGIKNFSFVEIDMLKQKMSAVVKEGNMFHCEKTMSESPELCRAARTKSDVMSMDFHSTCPYFENKDKYYYCTNIDISKNIYLIINFVFDTKEELENLKEQFTFIKSYINEAAPSLEVKLLMNALKESAFRDGLTGLYNRKFLEEHTKKLIPQAKRENINVGVLMLDMDHFKAVNDEYGHDIGDKVLKELARILDETVRESDLVIRYGGEEFIVLLVGVKSEEDTITVANKIGQRVRENEIDVYAGAKLKKTISIGVSMFPQDSTSFNGVVKNADIALYEAKSTGRDKVVRFKEEQVSSVDLF; translated from the coding sequence GTGCGTAAAAATATTATTTTTAAATATATAATAATGGTTGCTGTTCTTGCTATTGTTATAACTGCTCTTAGTTTGTACAATTTGAGAAATATTGGAATTAAATCTGCTATCCATAATGCAGAAGCCTTATCTGAAGTGATAAAAAGTGGATTAACATCCCATATGTTAAATAATAATATGCATCAAGTAGATACCTTTATTGACTCTGTATCTAATATAAAAAATGTAGATAAAATCTGGTTAGTTCGAGGAGATCTTGTAAGTAATCAATTTAAAAATATTGATAAAACGAAACTCCCAAAAGATGCCTTAGATAAAAGTGTTTTACTAACAGGTAAAATGCAATATGAAATTCAAGAAACATTTACTACAACAAATGTAAGAGTTACAATTCCTTACAACGCAATTGCTGAAAAAAATATTGACTGTTTACAGTGTCATAATGTAAAACAGGGAGAAACTTTAGGTGCAGTATCTTTAATGTTAGATATAAGTACTCTTAAGCAAATCGGTATAGAATCAATTTATATTATTTCTCTTATTGTTATATTAACCATTGTGATTATTATATTTCTATCAAGAAAAATATTAAGACCTTATATTTCATTATTTAACAGATTTAGTAATAACATTAATTGTGCAGTAACTGGTAAGTTTAATCAGATACAACCACCTCGTGGAATTACAAGTGAGATGTTAACTTTAACCCAAGAGTATAATAAGCTAATTGTAAACTTTAGAGAAACTTCTGTAGATATAGAAAAGAAACTACAAGGATTTATTGGTTACAACAATATTAATAATGGAAAAGACCCATTAAATGATTCTAAAGAAATTATTGATAATTTATCAAATTTATATCAATTTAAAAAAGAGATAGAATTAGACAATACAAGAGATGAAATATATGCAAGATTATCTCAGATTTTCTTGAATAAATTTGGAATCAAAAACTTCTCTTTTGTTGAAATAGATATGTTAAAACAAAAAATGTCTGCTGTTGTAAAAGAAGGAAATATGTTCCACTGTGAAAAAACTATGAGTGAATCACCAGAGTTATGTAGAGCAGCTAGAACAAAAAGTGATGTAATGTCTATGGACTTCCATAGTACATGTCCATATTTTGAAAACAAAGACAAGTATTATTACTGTACCAACATAGATATTAGCAAAAATATCTATTTAATTATAAACTTTGTTTTTGATACAAAAGAAGAGTTAGAGAACTTAAAGGAACAATTTACTTTTATAAAAAGTTATATTAATGAAGCAGCACCTTCTTTAGAAGTTAAATTATTAATGAATGCACTTAAAGAATCAGCATTTAGAGATGGCTTAACAGGTCTTTATAATAGAAAGTTCTTAGAAGAACACACTAAAAAACTTATTCCTCAAGCTAAAAGAGAAAATATTAATGTTGGTGTATTAATGTTAGATATGGATCACTTTAAAGCTGTTAATGATGAGTATGGACATGATATTGGTGATAAAGTGTTAAAAGAACTTGCACGAATTTTAGATGAAACAGTTAGAGAGTCAGATTTAGTAATTAGATATGGTGGAGAAGAATTTATTGTATTACTAGTTGGTGTTAAATCTGAAGAAGATACTATTACTGTTGCTAATAAAATAGGGCAAAGAGTAAGAGAAAATGAAATCGATGTATACGCAGGTGCTAAACTTAAAAAGACTATTAGTATTGGTGTTTCGATGTTCCCTCAAGATTCAACTTCATTTAATGGTGTTGTTAAAAATGCTGATATTGCATTATATGAAGCAAAAAGTACAGGACGAGATAAAGTTGTAAGATTCAAAGAAGAACAAGTATCAAGTGTAGACTTATTCTAA